In the Alligator mississippiensis isolate rAllMis1 chromosome 7, rAllMis1, whole genome shotgun sequence genome, one interval contains:
- the LOC102560398 gene encoding olfactory receptor 8S1-like, which yields MIIPLLTGHSLRMGNQTTVTEFILLGLSSDPQLQIVMFFVFLVIYIITLAGNTVIMLVIRAHSQLHTPMYFFLSHLSFVDICYSSVTIPKILVNLLTMNKTISVNACFTQMFFIFFSASCESLILSAMAYDRYAAICDPLHYVGTMNKRVCRQLVGGSWTISIMHSLLNTIPVLQLEFCGPNEIRHFSCELPQILTLSCTETLANKIALLSSVLVIGLGSFLLMLVSYIHIISTILRIRSAEGRRKAFSTCSSHLIVVTLLYVTALVQYMKSSYVSSLVLDQVFSIQYSILTPMLNPIIYSLKSKEVKIALGRILKRSSSQSI from the coding sequence ATGATAATTCCTCTTCTTACAGGTCACTCTCTGAGAATGGGAAACCAAACCACTGTGACTGAGTTTATTCTCTTGGGACTTTCCAGTGATCCACAGCTCCAAATTGTAATGTTCTTTGTGTTTTTGGTGATATACATAATCACTCTAGCAGGGAACACAGTCATCATGCTGGTGATAAGAGCTCATTCTCAGCTTcatacccccatgtacttcttcctgtcTCATCTATCCTTTGTTGACATCTGCTATTCCTCAGTCACCATCCCCAAGATCTTGGTGAATTTACTAACAATGAATAAAACTATTTCCGTCAATGCTTGCTTTACCcagatgtttttcatttttttttcagctagtTGTGAAAGTTTAATCCTCTCAGCAATGGCTTATGACCGTTATGCTGCCATATGTGATCCCCTGCATTATGTGGGAACAATGAACAAAAGagtgtgcaggcagctggtgggtGGTTCCTGGACAATAAGTATTATGCATTCACTGCTCAACACAATTCCTGTATTACAGCTGGAGTTCTGTGGGCCAAATGAAATTCGGCATTTTAGCTGTGAGCTTCCCCAAATACTAACGCTTTCCTGCACTGAGACACTTGCCAACAAAATAGCCCTTCTTTCTTCTGTTCTGGTCATTGGTTTAGGCAGCTTCCTTCTCATGCTTGTTTCCTATATCCATATAATCTCCACCATCCTGAGGATACGTTCTGCAGAAGGCAGAAgaaaagccttctccacctgcagctcccacctcatTGTGGTAACTTTACTGTATGTAACAGCCCTTGTCCAGTACATGAAATCCAGCTATGTTTCATCATTGGTCCTAGATCAAGTTTTTTCCATCCAGTACAGTATCTTAACCCCCATGTTAAACCCCATCATCTATAGTCTGAAAAGCAAAGAAGTAAAAATAGCTCTTGGTAGAATATTAAAACGATCAAGTTCTCAAAGTATTTAA